CagccaggagtcaaaaccagagagatgatagattgtaagcttgtgagcagcggCCTTCTTAccgctttgtctgttttatccagtttgtttattagtttactatgtttgtccccaattgtaaatggctacggaatatgttggcactatataaataaatgatgatcatcatcatcatcattctgaGCCAAAAtcacaatctaaagggaaggtcAGTAGATAAGCCAGGTCTGGAGCCAAAATACGCTGGAACAAGGGAGCAGGATATAGGTGAGTGGAACAGGCAGGGAGAACACTAAAGATAGGGTTTgaactaatactctggcaccctagtagTGCCAGAGCCTTCTATAAATAGGGAGGAGTTTGGCCTGATTGGCCAGAGAGGAATTCGGCAGTCAGAATGTCACTGACTGTCGACGGCAACCCACAGTACTATACCCACTGCGCATGCGCCGGCTGGAAGACAGGAGTAGAGAGAGCTAGGCAATTGGACAAGGCCGACAGGAAGAGGCAGGCGGTCGCCTGACATAACCACAACCAAGTGGCCAGTTCCCGATAGATAGTACTTACAGGTACAGAGGTAGTTTCTGACTCCAATGTCTGTGGTCACTGTGGAGTGACCACAGACACTCCACTACCTACTTTCTACAGGCAGTTGGTAATCGCAGGTACAGCACTAGTCCCTGGGTCTGGGGCTCTACGACCCTTACCAAGCTCCTTATGTTAGATCACTCCGTCTTACCTTTCCCTTTCCCATCACCAGCCACCATCCCTCACCTTTAGTGGTACAATTGCAAGCCCCACAACTTGGTTTGTCATCGAGGTTATTAGATTTCCTTGTGTTCCCTAACAAATGTTGCCCCTGTTTTTAGAACGCCTTCCCCTACCCATTGTTTCCCTAGCTCTCTCCTGTTATCTTTCATCAATACCAGAATACCGTAGTTCCTGCTGCTCCTTTGGAAACTTCTTTCAGAAGAAGTCTTCCCATGTATGTGATGCATCCTTTTACTTTATCGCTAAATCCAATTGTCATAGCCTGGCCATTCTAATTTACAGTAAACTTCTATTTATTGTTCAAAGCAACTCAGACCCAGAGGGGACATTTACTGCTTTGGTCTGAACTTTGGGTCAGCCGACAACTCACCAAGGATTGCAAGGTTTACTCTTTTCAGGAGTTATTGTCCCACCTTAGTAACCGTTGATCTCAAGGTTTGTAGCCAATATCTTAGCCAAAATATCCTTCCTACCTGTCCTCCTAGACCCAAGTAGGTATTTCCCTGGTTGCCAGGTTCCTGACAACACCAGGAGAAGTATAGGGGTGATCCAGCATATTAACAAAAAAGATGCCCCCTCTGGCTCTAGCCTTGGATGCTGAATAGTTATTCAATCTCATTGGCTGGCCCTTTATGTTGAAAGCGTTTCGTTTTATGGGTTTCAAGGAAAATTTCTTGACTAGGTCCTGGACCTTTTCCATAACCCGTTGGCTTATACTCAGATTAATAGGTGCAACTCTttgttaattattaaaaactacacTAGGCAAGAATGTCTTATAACAGCTTTAATCTTTGCCCAGATAATAGAAATCCTGGCTGCCAGCATTAAGTAGACTTCTTTATAACTTCTCATACTCAATTTTCCTTCCAAATGTTGCAAATTATTAGCCCACATTGACCATCAGAGATTGTAGCTGGAGTTCACTGCCAGAGACTTCCGTACCAAGTCAGCGCTTACTGGGCTACCTTTCAGCCTACCACCCACCTCCAGTAAAGTGGAATGTAGCGCAAATCCAAATAAAGAATGCTCACGTTTATGTAACACAAATCACCAACCGAGCTATAGTACTTTTATAAAATGGTTAAATTAATCACACTATAACAGTTGTATCACACGGTCTCCTTATAGCCAACCATGGGGTATCCTCTTTGAGCTCAATCCATTGTTAGtatgtttcctcccacagtcggTAGGTATTCAGATGCACAAGACCCGCAAGGAACGAGATTGCTGGTCCTCCCAGTCCTTTGCTGTAATCTCTGCTTCTTTGTCAGTCCAGCAAGAGCGGTAATCCATAGCCAGTCCTGACTTCAGCTTCCACAATCTCACAAGTCTTTCTTCCAGTCTCCGGGCATGGCCTTTTATCCTGACTCTGGTTCACATGTTCGTGGCTTCTAGGAAGCAATGTCTGCTGGCTACCCCATTGGAGTATCTGAAGGAGAGAGTATCCGACTGCTTAATCTATTTACACTTCCGGTACCCACTTTCCTTAGGGGACTCTGGTGGACATTAAGAACTATAAGTACTCTTGACCATGGCCCATGGAAGACATAAAGTTAACACCTCGTTTTGCCAAACTACAAATATGATTTGGATACTTATCTCACCAGAACCATTGACTCTCTCTAAGAGGACAATTACCCCCCTTTTCCTGGAACACACTAAGAGAGACCTGGAATCATGGAATAGAATGTTTATTTCCTGTTTCCTCCATCAAGATGAGCATACTCCCAAGACGTCTCTAGCTATTTTAGACACTACCCATAAGAATCCCTCCCGCAATTATTTGCCTGGTCTGGGAAAAACATCTGTTCATATTCTGCAAAGGCCAGTGAAAGCTAGAGGCCTGGGTATCCTCAAATTTTGCAAATATTAGATGCTCATATGGCCCAAAATGTAAAATGGCACTTTTGCCTCTGTTAGCCATGGAAGGATATTATCTGGAGCATCACATTCCAAAAGTGGGGgctcctctgtctctctgtgaagTTAAACATTTCCTATTGAATTAACCAGAGTTAAGGACTCCCTGTGCAGTGAACTCCCTGGCTTTTGTTAATTGTACACCATATTCTTGGTATACAAGAAAATGGTATACAGTTAACAATATTTTGTAAATAGTATATCTATTTTTGATATTAAAGTAAAGGTGTATTTGCCTAATTGATTCTGGGCTCTCTGAGGTAATGTGTACCCTGAGGTATCCTATAAGGCAGACCAGCTAGGGTGAGTAGGGAGTAGGCAAAAAGTGTTACACATAAGTGCAGTATCTTCACTGTATTATGCCCCAACCAAGCTGCTCAATATGTTTGCGGATGGTTTATATCGCCGCTGGAGGAACTGTGGGCAGGAGTGGTCTTTTCGTCATGTGTGTTGGAACGGTCCCAAACTTACTTCCCCTATGGTCATAGATGAGAACTTTTTTCAAATGTGAAAAAGTTATTTACTGTGTTTCTCTGTTTTTGTTGGATTATTGATGACGTTAAAAAAGAGACTAAATAGCCCCTCCTGCGGATACAATAGCAGCTTTCTTGAGGCAAGCGAACCTCCCTACCCTTTCCAGCAGCCTAATCcaacaactaaatgaggagattacttcggaggaaatactggcagttatcaaggcccaaaagacctccaaggccCCAGGACCCGATGGCTTTTCAGCAGcctactataaaagattttcccagaccttggttcctcacctccgctccctgttcaatgctgtcttacaTGGCGAACCTTTCCCGAAATCAATGTTAGAGACGCGTATTGTAGTTATACATAAGGAGGGAAAAGACCCtagcgactgtgcaagctaccgtcccatttcccttctcaatgtagacattaagttatatgcaaagatcctggctacCCGTCTGAATGGAGTCCTTCCGGGTCTAATCCACTATGATCAAGTGGGTTTCATCCCAGGTCGCCAGGCCAGGGATAATACTCGCCGTGCGATTGACCTTGTTCAAATCATCAATCAAAGGTGCCTCCcggccatgatgctctcactggatgccgagaaggcgttcgatcgcatctcttgggattttatgacccTAGCTTTGAAGGCGTACGGCTTCACGGCTGAATTCCTGACCGGGGTATCGGCCCTCtataactctccctcagctagggttctggttaatgggtctctttccgaccctctttccctctccaacgggacgaggcagggctgccccctttcgcccttaatttttgccctagtgatagaacccttggCGGCGATGATCAGACAGTCAACGTCaatctcaggtgtgacagtgggaccgcgggaattcaaggtatctctcttcgcggatgacatacttctttctctgacaaatcctcaggagtctttacctgccctatataaacttatggatgaatatggcctcctgtctggctataaaattaattttgttaaatccgaggccatgctcctccatgcttccccttcccttaggtccagtttacagactaattttgcactacgctggcaggtcaataagatcaaatatcttggagtttatatcacctcaTCCTATGAGAAATTGTATCGGGAAAATTTccccccccttctgtcaaaaatcaaacaggacttagagacttggaagagctacatcatatcgtggctggggaggattattgctattaagatgaacttggtccctaagcttctgtatcttttccagactcttccagtgagggttcccgactctgtgtttagggatttgcattcctccgttctaaagtttatatggcgtgccaagccccctagaatttcgATAGCAGTGCTTAAGAAGCCCAGGGCCCGAGGAGGCAGGGgatttccagacattaaattgtattatttggcatcccacttgacccaggtggcggtaacttATGCGCCTTATCAGTCCATAGcctgggtggacctggagacccactatgttggggtcccctccatggcatcactctggggtttggctaatatagataggccaccagcagcttcctctctccaatctcttaaattctgcttatccctctgggactcatgtcgggtcaaatataaattgtcctcccctatttcacctctgactcccctttggggcaacccacacttccctcctggcaactcaacccaacaatttaaaaactggataaaggcgggattacgggtggtctcggacttggtggttaatcaaacttgggcttctatgtctgaacttcatcataaatttgaaccgttatgtccgctcttttttgagtacttccaggtccgacactacGCCATGTCTTCgcccccccaggaggctcttcgggccccgacctccttcgagtacatgtgtttacattcacctctcactaaggggatgatctcccagatctataattggctcatagattatacctttgatactccaggccgacatgagcgggaatgggaaaatgacttgggtcctcctccagacgacttatgctgggaggaggtcagggaggggattgccaagagctcgatctctacattaattaaggaaactgcctacaaagtgtactataggtggtactatactcctgataagttgtctcgaatgtttcctacggccactccaagctgctggcgggaatgtggccagagaggtacgatgttacacatatggtggacctgccctcgcatagttcctttctggaacatggttcttacactcataaactctgtgtcagaacaacagataagtaaggatccctggtcattccttctctctcgccctatacctgatgagagcgcgccctctaacaagcttatctctcattttctggcagccgctaaatccctaatagcaaagcactggaaagaccctagggctccctctatgcaggagttacggtcgtacataggacatgtcgcaagcatggaaagtataacgtgctaccttcatgataaatcatataactttgataaggtgtgggccccgtggtactttctagaaagccgtagctgcctttccagtacggctcctcctcctgcagatggaacatagctcttgggccgcctctggaccccccagGCTGGAATTGGTGCGCGGatggtgagtaatgtctgtatgctacCCCTCTCTCGTGCAGTCATTGTAACTGTGTGCCctagcttttcctagcaatgttccaagtttgcgtgcctattggtttattagttatattgttgacaatatttgtgcctttctaccccccaccctcccttcccttctctttcccccaccgatataaaagtataaaactcagaggaaacactttgattattaatatttttcttgtccaaaatattatctgtactgttcctgttgtttcctctacaaataaagagtttaaaaaaaaaaaaaaaagagactaaacaataaaaagtaaatgtttcAGTTTCACTTAAATTAAGGTTCAGGTTAATAATCATGAAATATTGACACAGAGAAGGAATAATAGCAGACAGATGTATAATTAAACAGTTGAGTTTTTACTTAGCTATCAAACAGGGACAAGCTTCCAAAACCAGTGCAGGTACACGCTGtacaattaaaacattaaaagacCTTTGGTGAGCGAGGGGGAGAGTTTTCAGAGAATTCCCATTGGTACTAGACTGTATTCTCATTATCAGATCACATAAGATTTAAGCCTACAATATGTGATCATTACATACAATGGTAGATTTCAGCAGCTCTACATAGTAAAGGTTATTGTAATGTTTGATTATTTAAAGAGCACAGCCcatgtcaaaatacattttgctcCCATCACATATTAGGcataattatatttcattttgaaaTATATAGTCCCAACATGTTTTCATAAACTTTTCTCTGGGACTTTCCAACACTGGCAATGTTAAAAAAGAACTAACACaatggggtacatttactaaactgggtttgaaaaagtgatgatgtagcctatagcaaccaattagattctagctatcatttatttagtacatgctacagaatgacagctagaatctgattggttgttataggcaacaccttcactttttcaaacccgcagtttagcaaatatacccccatatgttATAATACAGGATATCATATGTACATGTGGATGTGTACATTTATTATGCCTTGCACCTATTAAGATGTAGTAGGTATAGTAAATACTTGCCTTTATATAagtatgcatataaaaataaatacaaattcatCATCATGATTCACCTCTGCCCCTGTACCCAATCACCCCATCACTTGTGCTTGGATGCTCTTTCTTGTTGCTTTCCATCTCCTGATCTGTCTGTATACTGTTCTGCTTTCTGCTTTATACTGCTGTTGCCCACTTGTGCTCTGCTCCATTTTCCTACTCTGTCCTGCTGCTCTCCTCCGCTCTATTTTGCTATTGCCCCTCTGTGCTCTACTGCTCTGTCATGttccccctccttctctctcaaTGCTTGTCTACACCATAATTTCAGTTGAAATTGACTGAGGCCATGTTATTTGCTTTTGACCAGGGGAACACACTGAGGCTTCTGCTTTattgttttcttctgccaccTATGTGTCCACCTGGTGAACCTTGGGTGCTGTAGTCCCATGGGCAAGTCTTGCTGATTATTTAACTCATGTCTACTCTGCTTAGCAGACATCAGTGTTTGTGAATGAGGGCAGTGTCTATGGAGAGGACACTGTGATTGGTCAGTGTCACTTACAAATGAAGCTTCCGGTCCTATGATGCTGACTgggcaatgtacagtatatacttGGGAAATGTTGGTCACCATATCTGCTGTAGTTGTACAATCCGTCTGTGAATCTAGGAGTCACTGGGGCTGATTCTATACTTTTTCTTGGTAATGGGTTTGTGTTCTATTTTGAGACAATTTTTTTTCGTTCAAGATgagtcattttttatttaatgtacatttaGAATTGAAATAGAGTATTTGTAGATTGCTAATTGAAACTAAACACTTTACAGCATTGAACTCAATTATTTCATGGATATTTTAAGGCATGCCAGTTTCCTCCTCACTGTAAAACAGATCGCTAGTGCAAATGCTCATTTATTatatttccagcagatggacaTAACAGAGGGAATACTTCAGTAGGACGTCTCATTTCAGCTCCGGATtgtgaaataaagaaaaacaacatgACACAAGACTCTCCAGAGGAAAAGCCCATTAACCAATATGTAAATCCAGTATTTCACAGTGCAGATATACTCTGTCATCCCACTTCTCTTGATAACTCAGATATTGTTACACATAATAGAGGTCATAGAGATGCTAAAATATTTCCCTGTTCTGAATGTGGTAAAAATTTTACACATCGGTCAATCTTTGTTatgcatcagagaactcacacaggtgaaaatacattttcatgtcctgaatgtgggaaatgttttgtacaGAAGTCAAATCTTGCTAAACATCAAATAATTCACACAGTTGAGAAGGCATTTccatgtttggagtgtgggaaatgttttacacgtaaatcGGATGTTGTTAAACATCAGATAATTCATAAAGGTGAAAAGCCATTTCAATGTtctgactgtgggaaatgttttacaaataaatcgGGTTTTGTTAAACATCAAACACTTCACACAGGTGataaaccatttacatgttctgattgtggaaaatgttttgtaCAAAAATCGGATCTTGTTACACATCAAAGAaaacacacaggtgagaagccttttccatgttctgagtgtggtaaatgttttatgcGTAAATCAGATCTTGTAACACATCAGAGATTTCATACTGGaaagaaaccatttccatgttcttggtgtgagaaatgttttgtacAGAAATCAGACCTTGTTAAACATCAAAatgttcacacaggtgagaagccatttacatgttctgaatgtgggaaatgttttacccaaAAATCAAGTGTTGTTAAACATCAAAGAGTTCACACGGGGcaaaaaccatttacatgttctgagtgcgggaaatgttttgTACAGAAATCGGATCTTGTTACACATCAAAGAAAACACACAGGAGACAAGCCTTTTTTTTGTCcccagtgtgggaaatgttttacgcgTAAATCAGATCTTGTTACACATCTGAGATTTCACACAGGtaagaaaccatttccatgttctcagtgtgggaaatgttttgtacagaaatcagatcttgttaaacatcaaaaTATTCACACAGGCAAGaagccatttacatgttctgagtgtgggaaatgttttacacataaatcatgtGTTGTTAAACATCAGGCAGTTCACACAGGggaaaagccattttcatgttctctgtgtgggaaatgttttgtacaGAAATCAGATCTTTTTAAACATCATGCAGTTCACACAGATGATAGGCCATTTGCATGTACAGAATGTGACAAAAGGTTTACGAGAAAATCACTTCTTGTTATGCATCAGAGatctcacacaggtgaaaaaccatttccatgttctgagtgtaggaaatgttttatacagaaatcagatcttgttaaacatcagagaattcacacaggtgagaagccatatccatgctctgagtgtgggaaaggCTTTACATTTAAATCagctcttgttaaacatcagagaattcacacaggtgagaagccctTTCGGTGCACagtgtgtgggaaatgttttacagttaaatcaaatcttgttacacatcagagaattcacacaggagaaaaacaatTTCCATTAACTGATAGATATGAAACAGGAATACATCAGTACTAAGGTCAATAGATTTTTAGTCatgtaaatgataaaaaataggCATAAATAGAATACATTATAAGCCTCCTCCATGATAAAATCAACAACTTCCacaaaacctgggatccatggtACTCCTTTCACCAGTCCACTATGCCTGCCATCCAGTAACCTGTTCCTTCTCCTCATTCCGCCCTTTTAACCCCCTGTATCACCGCCCCCTCTAGATTCGATCTTTCTCTATTACTAAGTCATCCCTAGCTCACCGTGAAGGTTTGACAccaactctttcctcattttattcaCTAGCATCTCTTTCGAGACATACGGCCCCCTGAAGATGGGTCGCGCAGGCCGCCCCCTCCTTGGGGACTCCACTGAacctcttttctttctctctctcctccctcttcctctctccttcttcctatctctctccccctcttttaactcatccaaaataaaaaaaaacaacaacaaaaagataGTCTAGGGAACTGAGGGAAAGTAAATGTGCAATTTAGAACGCAACTAAGGATAATTTTGCCTGTACTCTCAGATTCTGTCCTATATTGTATATTCTTAAAATCTCTTCCTTCTTTCTCCCTTCCTTGTCACACAACCATCTTGCATTATTTGTATTGTtgtcaaaaataaagagtttaaaaaaaaaaaaaataggcataaATGTATATACAGAATGTATATTCAAAGGCATATTGTCATCAAGTAAAGGATGGCAATTTAATGTTTCAGTCACACAGTATATTAGCATATTATAAGGTAATTACCATCCACATGTGTGAAACGTAGTGCAGTTTATATTAGATATCGGCATCATTCTTCTCAGTGATAACAGACCAAATTATCATTCTGTAGGGTCACACTAATATATAATCCTGGTGATGGGCTGGAGATATATTATGCGACCTGGAGACATAATTGCATTATGTTTGGTCATACTCTAACTGAAGGTATGAGATGTTCATATAATTAGTCTGTAATCTCTGTTACAGACCCACTGAGGGTCATTTAGGTAGTGCAAAAATGTAAGCCCAcattgcaaatgcaatttttggaacaccattaaactgttttcttttaTGCAATCCTCTCCATTTATAGAGGTATTACCTTGGCTTAGTGTTTCAGGGTGTGTATGCAGGAGTGCAAAACTTTACTCCTGACTGGAGGGGTGTGGTGGATTTTTGTGTTACTTGCTGAAAAAAAGAGATATTGTTTTGCAGGATGAGGTTGAAAAGATG
The nucleotide sequence above comes from Mixophyes fleayi isolate aMixFle1 chromosome 6, aMixFle1.hap1, whole genome shotgun sequence. Encoded proteins:
- the LOC142159820 gene encoding uncharacterized protein LOC142159820, coding for MEEWEYLEGHKDLYKDVMMENHRPLTSLDGTDKRKTQERCPRPLCSQDCSVDNLHFPQEYQGEDLIDIKVEDIEGEEEMYVRGDQQGKEEEIPTYISTADGHNRGNTSVGRLISAPDCEIKKNNMTQDSPEEKPINQYVNPVFHSADILCHPTSLDNSDIVTHNRGHRDAKIFPCSECGKNFTHRSIFVMHQRTHTGENTFSCPECGKCFVQKSNLAKHQIIHTVEKAFPCLECGKCFTRKSDVVKHQIIHKGEKPFQCSDCGKCFTNKSGFVKHQTLHTGDKPFTCSDCGKCFVQKSDLVTHQRKHTGEKPFPCSECGKCFMRKSDLVTHQRFHTGKKPFPCSWCEKCFVQKSDLVKHQNVHTGEKPFTCSECGKCFTQKSSVVKHQRVHTGQKPFTCSECGKCFVQKSDLVTHQRKHTGDKPFFCPQCGKCFTRKSDLVTHLRFHTGKKPFPCSQCGKCFVQKSDLVKHQNIHTGKKPFTCSECGKCFTHKSCVVKHQAVHTGEKPFSCSLCGKCFVQKSDLFKHHAVHTDDRPFACTECDKRFTRKSLLVMHQRSHTGEKPFPCSECRKCFIQKSDLVKHQRIHTGEKPYPCSECGKGFTFKSALVKHQRIHTGEKPFRCTVCGKCFTVKSNLVTHQRIHTGEKQFPLTDRYETGIHQY